The following proteins are encoded in a genomic region of Streptomyces lunaelactis:
- a CDS encoding activator-dependent family glycosyltransferase — MRVLFTTTPDKSLFQQMVPLAWALRTAGHEVRVACQPSFADTVTQAGLTAVPVGNERSVWRLPQLTPEHTEAERDGLGFPYNAAERAPEDLDWTTMLEGYQRVVGRWHKSDNFPVTADLVAFSRAWQPDLILWEPLCYAGAIAAKACGAAHARLLWSIDVLGLTRARFLDLKRQQPQSEQADPLADWLGGYARKYGGEFSEDMTTGQFSIDQFPSSLRMTAPGHRYIPMRYVPYGGPVSVPAWLREPPTKPRVALTLGIAATNRFAGHVANVPDILDSLADLDIEVVATLAQSEQDKLTRIPDNVRVVSYVPLHALVQTCDAVINHAGPGTFLTTAISAVPQVAVPWDFDEPELARRAAAQGSVVALRADRATGEAVREALLKVLCEPGYRTAAAQLGAQFHALPTPNELVVRLEELTEKYRTPESAGFPSSVGADLLSLAGAGLPSGAGLPESEAAGFAEAEGADFVPAAGVGS, encoded by the coding sequence ATGCGAGTTCTGTTTACGACCACACCGGACAAGAGCCTCTTCCAGCAGATGGTGCCGCTGGCCTGGGCGCTGCGCACCGCCGGTCACGAGGTGCGGGTGGCCTGCCAGCCCTCGTTCGCCGACACCGTCACCCAGGCCGGCCTCACCGCCGTACCGGTGGGCAACGAGCGGTCCGTCTGGCGGCTGCCGCAGCTCACCCCGGAGCACACCGAGGCCGAACGCGACGGCCTCGGCTTCCCGTACAACGCCGCGGAGCGCGCACCGGAGGACCTGGACTGGACCACCATGCTGGAGGGCTATCAGCGCGTCGTCGGCCGGTGGCACAAGAGCGACAACTTCCCCGTGACCGCCGACCTGGTGGCCTTCTCCCGCGCCTGGCAGCCGGACCTGATCCTCTGGGAGCCGCTCTGCTACGCGGGTGCCATCGCAGCCAAGGCGTGCGGCGCCGCGCACGCACGGCTGCTCTGGAGCATCGACGTGCTCGGGCTGACCCGGGCCCGCTTCCTCGACCTCAAGCGGCAGCAGCCCCAGAGCGAGCAGGCCGATCCGCTCGCCGACTGGCTGGGCGGCTACGCCCGCAAGTACGGCGGCGAGTTCAGCGAGGACATGACGACCGGGCAGTTCAGCATCGACCAGTTCCCCTCCTCGCTGCGGATGACCGCCCCCGGCCACCGCTACATTCCGATGCGGTACGTGCCGTACGGCGGGCCGGTGTCGGTCCCGGCGTGGCTGCGGGAGCCGCCGACCAAACCCCGGGTCGCCCTGACTTTGGGTATCGCGGCGACGAACCGGTTCGCCGGTCATGTCGCCAACGTGCCCGACATCCTGGACTCGTTGGCGGATCTTGACATCGAGGTCGTCGCCACCCTCGCGCAGTCGGAGCAGGACAAGCTGACCCGGATACCCGACAACGTCCGGGTGGTCAGTTACGTACCGCTGCACGCCCTCGTCCAGACCTGCGACGCGGTCATCAACCACGCAGGGCCCGGCACCTTCCTCACCACGGCGATCAGCGCCGTGCCGCAGGTCGCGGTGCCGTGGGACTTCGACGAACCGGAGCTGGCCAGGCGGGCGGCGGCACAGGGCAGCGTCGTGGCGCTGCGGGCCGACCGCGCGACCGGGGAAGCGGTGCGCGAGGCCCTGCTGAAGGTGCTGTGCGAGCCGGGATACCGGACGGCTGCGGCCCAACTGGGCGCGCAGTTCCACGCGTTGCCGACGCCGAACGAGCTCGTGGTCCGGCTGGAGGAGCTGACGGAGAAGTACCGGACGCCGGAGAGCGCAGGCTTCCCGTCCTCGGTGGGTGCGGATCTGCTGTCGCTCGCGGGGGCGGGCCTCCCGTCGGGTGCGGGCCTCCCGGAGTCCGAGGCTGCGGGCTTCGCGGAGGCCGAGGGTGCCGACTTCGTGCCGGCCGCCGGTGTGGGGTCCTGA
- a CDS encoding NAD-dependent epimerase/dehydratase family protein encodes MPGPGTDNLITVLGASGLLGTAVSRQLASRPGRLRLVGRRPVTVPEQPVADVEELTLDLTRPGAVAEAVAGSDAVVHLVAHTGGPGTWRVADGDTLAERVNLGLVHDVLDAVRAGRTAPQPALLFAGSVSQAARMPATGAGDTPPDQPPTAYDRHKLAAERAIEAATAEGIVRGSTLRLSTLYSQGTDSTDLDRGVVSSMMRRAFAGEPLTLWNGGRAKRDFLGVDDAAAAFTAALDGLDAVSGRHWDIGTGERTSVAELFTYIAETVARHTGKPQVAVEETDPAEYAMPTDEIDFVLTESGFRQATGWRAQVPLSEGLDGLAAAVAHQLPGAARQLPGTGNRV; translated from the coding sequence GTGCCAGGTCCTGGAACGGACAACCTGATCACCGTGCTCGGTGCGTCGGGTCTGCTGGGCACCGCCGTCAGCAGGCAGCTCGCGAGCAGACCCGGACGGCTGCGGCTCGTGGGCCGCAGGCCGGTGACCGTACCCGAGCAGCCCGTCGCCGACGTCGAGGAACTGACCCTCGACCTGACCAGGCCCGGTGCCGTCGCGGAGGCGGTCGCCGGATCCGACGCTGTCGTCCACCTGGTGGCGCACACCGGGGGCCCCGGCACCTGGCGGGTCGCCGACGGGGACACCCTCGCCGAGCGCGTCAACCTCGGCCTGGTGCACGACGTGCTCGACGCGGTCAGGGCCGGTCGTACGGCGCCGCAGCCCGCCCTGCTGTTCGCGGGCTCCGTCTCGCAGGCGGCCCGGATGCCGGCGACGGGTGCCGGGGACACCCCTCCCGACCAGCCGCCCACCGCGTACGACCGCCACAAGCTCGCCGCCGAGCGGGCCATCGAGGCGGCCACTGCCGAGGGCATCGTCCGCGGCAGCACCCTGCGCCTGTCGACCCTCTACAGCCAGGGCACCGACAGCACCGACCTGGACCGGGGCGTGGTGTCGAGCATGATGCGGCGCGCCTTCGCCGGCGAGCCGCTCACGCTGTGGAACGGCGGCCGGGCCAAGCGGGACTTCCTCGGCGTGGACGACGCCGCCGCCGCTTTCACCGCTGCGCTGGACGGGCTGGATGCGGTCAGCGGGCGGCACTGGGACATCGGCACCGGTGAACGCACCAGCGTCGCCGAGCTGTTTACGTACATCGCCGAGACGGTGGCCAGGCACACCGGGAAGCCGCAGGTCGCGGTCGAGGAGACCGACCCGGCCGAGTACGCGATGCCGACCGACGAGATCGACTTCGTTCTCACCGAGTCCGGATTCCGGCAGGCGACGGGCTGGCGCGCCCAAGTGCCGCTGAGTGAAGGCCTGGACGGGCTGGCCGCCGCCGTGGCACACCAGCTGCCGGGCGCGGCGCGGCAGTTGCCGGGTACCGGGAACAGGGTCTAG
- a CDS encoding GNAT family N-acetyltransferase, whose translation MLFPHTRSRRLELRPASADDRSEFVRTLLRTGIESVTPARARATLDSSAAFLVALRSSGDVVGFSTLHGLDPAGHLRSGLYLDPERAKYGVGAEGMYLTTNYAFAAFPVDKLLGQTTEATFGSIGVTNDDEAKGVLDEHLYFQGRHWNLHNFEVTRSEWNVLVDGRLGNVLGEGLSWRHDPNRTPQRAV comes from the coding sequence GTGCTCTTTCCTCACACCAGGTCGCGACGGCTGGAGCTCCGTCCTGCGTCCGCCGACGACCGGTCGGAGTTCGTACGCACCCTGCTGCGGACCGGGATCGAGAGCGTCACCCCGGCGCGCGCCCGGGCCACGCTCGACTCCAGCGCCGCCTTCCTCGTCGCACTGCGGTCGAGCGGTGACGTCGTGGGGTTCTCCACCCTGCACGGGCTCGACCCCGCGGGGCACCTGCGGTCCGGGCTCTACCTCGATCCGGAGCGTGCCAAGTACGGGGTCGGGGCGGAGGGCATGTACCTGACGACCAACTACGCGTTCGCGGCGTTCCCCGTCGACAAGCTGCTGGGGCAGACCACCGAGGCGACCTTCGGGTCCATCGGCGTCACCAACGACGACGAGGCGAAGGGCGTGCTCGACGAGCACCTCTACTTCCAGGGCCGGCACTGGAACCTGCACAACTTCGAGGTCACCCGCAGCGAGTGGAACGTCCTCGTCGACGGCCGCCTCGGCAACGTGCTCGGCGAGGGCCTGAGCTGGCGGCACGACCCCAACAGGACGCCGCAGCGCGCTGTTTGA
- a CDS encoding aldo/keto reductase — protein sequence MWEIKLADGFTVSALGLGCSSMSHGYGPGDRDDEESAKVLHRAVDLGITLFDTADVYGPFTNEELLGRTLEPYRDRIRFATKCGLIARPDGNLTRNGRPEHLRAACEASLRRLRTDAIDLYQLHRIDPDVPLAETWGALGELVTEGKVRALGISHATTAELDLVHRVFPLTTAQYELSVWAPENGAEVLPWCRAHGVGFLAFAPIGRGFLSGKVSHDSLYTGDSRNRDPRFDLDAMQANEVILAGLRDVCARHGGAVTPSQVAIAWVLAQGPDVVPIPGTRRLRWLEENAAAAELRLTEEDMQQLDRLPSAIGEMRWDAVRPDGADLSRTARTTQD from the coding sequence ATGTGGGAAATAAAACTGGCCGACGGTTTCACCGTCAGCGCACTCGGTCTCGGTTGCAGTTCGATGTCCCATGGTTACGGTCCTGGCGACCGGGACGACGAGGAGTCAGCCAAAGTTCTCCACCGGGCGGTCGACCTGGGCATCACGCTCTTCGACACGGCAGACGTGTACGGGCCGTTCACCAACGAGGAACTGCTCGGCCGCACCCTTGAGCCGTACCGCGACCGCATCCGGTTCGCCACCAAGTGCGGCCTGATCGCCCGGCCGGACGGCAACCTGACCCGCAACGGCAGGCCCGAGCACCTCAGGGCCGCCTGCGAGGCGTCGCTGCGCAGGCTCCGTACGGACGCCATCGACCTCTACCAGCTGCACCGCATCGACCCCGACGTACCGCTGGCCGAGACCTGGGGCGCGCTGGGGGAACTGGTCACCGAGGGCAAGGTCCGCGCACTGGGGATCTCGCACGCCACCACGGCCGAACTCGACCTGGTGCACCGGGTCTTCCCGCTGACCACCGCACAGTACGAACTGTCCGTGTGGGCACCGGAGAACGGGGCGGAGGTCCTCCCCTGGTGCCGTGCCCACGGCGTGGGGTTCCTCGCCTTCGCCCCCATCGGGCGCGGATTCCTGTCGGGCAAGGTGTCCCACGACAGCCTCTACACCGGCGACTCGCGCAACCGCGACCCCCGCTTCGACCTGGACGCCATGCAGGCCAACGAGGTCATCCTCGCCGGACTGCGCGACGTCTGCGCCCGGCACGGCGGGGCCGTCACACCCTCCCAGGTGGCCATCGCGTGGGTGCTCGCACAGGGGCCCGACGTGGTGCCCATACCCGGGACCAGACGGCTGCGGTGGCTGGAGGAGAACGCCGCTGCGGCCGAACTGCGCCTGACGGAAGAGGACATGCAACAGCTAGACCGGCTGCCGTCGGCGATCGGCGAAATGCGCTGGGACGCCGTACGGCCGGACGGGGCCGACCTGAGCCGGACGGCCAGGACCACACAGGACTGA
- a CDS encoding PH domain-containing protein: MSAVDTAVGVVPAGTTPPGEDASEAPWERLHPRLIWVNLARFALSLVPTLLSFFVFKTGSDLLDNWPALIMTGFGIAVSVGDVVRWLRTRYRVTEGLVEIRTGRLVRVYRQIPRDRIRAVDVKSRLRHRFAGLRIVYISSGRSKPAVKLDAVSKQMALTLQRELMHGNRAAAEGEEGEEVAAPKETPIAEFRWRWLFYHVLNFTCVLVGGLLLWSLHSMLLIVGLDLVGSLNDLRNWFAPDGGTAVAWLYWGVVVTLLGYGALAGGFVMENWGFRLVRVRKEDGTALLTRRGLFSTREVHRDDRRMRGIQISEPLLTRWIGLTETTVLSTGLAIISFSGDPATSILPRAPLSEARRVAALVLSGPVRPLEAPLRRHPRTALARRLLWALVTPVVVAGLLVWLWATDVVPGWVPAVVGPVLFAVAVPLAVVAYRALGHTLVDNYLVLRCGLSRRVTAALRTEAVIGVKVRQSLFQRRLGLLTAGLSTAAGERYYQAPDMSVDQFLVFATEAAPGLLEEFLVEPEIDAQQLPAPSPHA; this comes from the coding sequence GTGAGTGCTGTGGATACCGCTGTTGGCGTCGTGCCGGCCGGGACGACGCCGCCCGGCGAGGACGCGTCCGAAGCTCCCTGGGAACGGCTGCATCCCAGGCTGATCTGGGTCAACCTGGCGCGCTTCGCGCTGTCCCTGGTGCCGACCCTGCTGTCGTTCTTCGTCTTCAAGACCGGCTCCGACCTGCTGGACAACTGGCCTGCCCTGATCATGACCGGGTTCGGCATCGCCGTCAGCGTCGGCGACGTCGTGCGCTGGCTGCGGACCCGGTACAGGGTCACCGAAGGGCTGGTGGAGATACGTACCGGACGCCTGGTGCGCGTCTACCGGCAGATCCCCCGGGACCGCATCCGGGCTGTCGACGTCAAGTCCCGGCTCCGGCACCGGTTCGCAGGGCTGCGCATCGTCTACATCAGCTCGGGCCGGAGCAAGCCCGCGGTCAAGCTCGACGCCGTCTCCAAGCAGATGGCGCTGACGCTTCAACGCGAGCTGATGCACGGCAACCGCGCGGCGGCCGAGGGGGAGGAAGGGGAGGAGGTCGCGGCGCCGAAGGAGACGCCGATCGCGGAGTTCCGCTGGCGGTGGCTCTTCTACCACGTCCTCAACTTCACCTGCGTGCTCGTCGGCGGCCTGCTGCTTTGGAGCCTCCACTCGATGCTGCTGATCGTCGGCCTCGACCTGGTCGGCTCCCTCAACGACCTGCGCAACTGGTTCGCACCGGACGGTGGCACCGCCGTCGCCTGGCTGTACTGGGGAGTTGTGGTCACGCTGCTCGGGTACGGCGCGCTGGCCGGCGGCTTCGTCATGGAGAACTGGGGGTTCCGGCTCGTTCGCGTACGCAAGGAGGACGGCACCGCCCTCCTCACCCGGCGCGGGCTGTTCTCGACCCGCGAGGTGCACCGGGACGACCGGCGGATGCGCGGCATCCAGATCAGCGAGCCGCTCCTGACGCGCTGGATCGGCCTCACCGAGACGACGGTCCTGTCGACCGGGCTGGCCATCATCTCCTTCAGCGGCGACCCGGCGACCAGCATCCTGCCGCGCGCACCCCTCTCGGAGGCCCGCCGGGTGGCCGCCCTGGTGCTGTCGGGACCGGTACGTCCCTTGGAGGCGCCGCTGCGACGGCACCCCCGTACGGCACTGGCCCGACGGCTGCTGTGGGCCCTGGTGACGCCGGTCGTCGTGGCCGGACTGCTGGTGTGGCTGTGGGCGACGGACGTGGTTCCGGGGTGGGTTCCGGCGGTGGTGGGGCCTGTGCTGTTCGCGGTGGCCGTGCCGCTGGCGGTGGTGGCGTACCGGGCGCTGGGGCACACCCTCGTGGACAACTACCTGGTGCTGCGGTGCGGGCTCTCGCGGCGCGTCACGGCGGCGTTGCGGACGGAGGCGGTCATCGGCGTGAAGGTGCGGCAGTCGCTGTTCCAGCGGCGGCTGGGACTGCTGACGGCGGGGCTCTCGACCGCGGCCGGCGAACGGTACTACCAGGCCCCTGACATGAGCGTCGACCAGTTCCTGGTATTCGCGACGGAAGCGGCTCCCGGGCTGCTGGAAGAATTCCTGGTCGAGCCAGAAATCGACGCCCAGCAGCTCCCCGCGCCCAGTCCGCATGCGTAA
- a CDS encoding PH domain-containing protein has product MRVQGTTETKPPPSALASRTSAAHVRSPLHRVDRRAVLWWTLRALIGAALTLGALGATYLWWEESRTWVGPVLIVAAAGFLLTLALMPGWRYRVHRWECTENAVYELKGWLVREWRIIPVSRIQSVDMVRGPLQLMLGLGTLRVITASPEGRIKIVGLDADVVAKEAAALTELTQQSPGDAT; this is encoded by the coding sequence ATGCGGGTCCAGGGAACAACGGAAACGAAGCCACCGCCGTCGGCGCTGGCCTCTCGTACCTCGGCAGCACACGTCCGGTCGCCGCTGCACCGGGTGGACCGCCGGGCCGTCCTCTGGTGGACGCTGCGGGCGCTGATCGGCGCGGCCCTCACGCTGGGGGCGCTGGGGGCGACGTATCTGTGGTGGGAGGAGTCCAGGACCTGGGTCGGGCCCGTGCTGATCGTGGCGGCGGCCGGGTTCCTGCTGACGCTGGCGCTCATGCCGGGCTGGCGGTACCGGGTCCACCGCTGGGAGTGCACGGAGAACGCCGTGTACGAACTCAAGGGCTGGCTGGTGCGGGAATGGCGGATCATCCCCGTCTCGCGCATCCAGAGCGTCGACATGGTGCGCGGCCCGTTGCAGCTCATGCTCGGTCTGGGCACCCTCCGGGTGATCACCGCTTCGCCGGAGGGCCGGATCAAGATCGTGGGCCTGGACGCGGACGTGGTGGCGAAGGAAGCGGCGGCGCTGACCGAGCTGACGCAGCAGAGTCCCGGGGACGCGACGTGA
- a CDS encoding LmbU family transcriptional regulator produces the protein MSELMQRAMVAPVAVKGREKPENMATCGQAMKRRTSLSIPPGIPIGAWRNLGQHIHSISSSSAWWLGDWLLYGQEEYPSRYKHAVAQTSLDYQTLRNYAWVARRFESPQRVSGLSFQHHAEVAGLAADERSGLLKRALELGWSRNELRRQVKARKELAGVADGKVPARLKMRPNDDQRQRWQEAAEHEAVDLLAWITKILDDVS, from the coding sequence ATGTCTGAGCTCATGCAGCGAGCTATGGTCGCTCCGGTGGCGGTTAAAGGGCGGGAAAAGCCCGAAAACATGGCCACCTGCGGGCAGGCGATGAAGCGGCGCACTTCCCTGTCCATCCCCCCTGGTATTCCGATCGGCGCTTGGCGCAATCTCGGCCAGCACATCCACTCCATCTCCAGCTCTTCGGCATGGTGGCTGGGGGACTGGCTGCTGTACGGGCAGGAGGAATACCCCAGCCGTTACAAGCACGCCGTGGCACAGACTTCGCTGGATTACCAGACGCTGCGGAATTACGCATGGGTCGCCCGGCGCTTCGAATCGCCGCAGCGGGTCTCGGGGCTGAGCTTCCAGCACCATGCGGAGGTGGCGGGACTCGCCGCCGATGAACGGTCCGGCCTGCTGAAGCGGGCCCTCGAACTCGGCTGGTCGCGCAACGAGTTGCGGCGGCAGGTCAAGGCGCGCAAGGAGCTCGCCGGGGTCGCCGACGGGAAGGTTCCCGCGCGGCTGAAGATGCGGCCGAACGACGATCAGCGTCAGCGCTGGCAGGAGGCGGCCGAGCACGAAGCAGTGGATCTGCTGGCGTGGATCACGAAGATTCTCGACGACGTTTCGTAG
- a CDS encoding ATP-binding protein, translated as MEFQGRAGDLELLAEQYRSVAESGGATRGRAVIMTGRRRVGKSRLVQEFCDRSGLPYVVFQATRGRNPVAERADFTAALAQSALPGAELVAGLQPQDWNQALRSLALAVPDDAPSIAVIDEVPWLVEQDQEFEGALQTVWDRHLSSKPVFLLLVGSDMSVMEALQSYGRPFFGRAAKMTIQPLNLADVQAMTALDAADAVDAQLITGGFPEIVQSWRPGMSRTDFLQTSFANPLSPLLVAGELSLLGEFPEASHSRAVLESVGSGERTFSAIAAQAGGAAALPSGTLSPLLTTLQAKRVLAADLPLSVKPDSKNKRYRIADPYLRFWLAFLQRAIPLIERGRGDLALERIERSWTTWRGRAVEPLIRESLLRLLPDDDWPETEAVGGWWNRQNNPEIDLIGADREPVARQVHFVGSIKWLETQPFGRHEYDALVRDMLAVPGAEPDTPLVAVSRSGVAEGLPLAAHWGPEDLVRAWQPR; from the coding sequence GTGGAGTTCCAAGGCCGGGCTGGGGATCTTGAGCTGCTCGCTGAGCAGTACCGGAGCGTCGCAGAAAGTGGTGGAGCCACTCGGGGGCGGGCCGTGATCATGACGGGTCGGCGTCGGGTGGGGAAGTCTCGGCTGGTTCAGGAGTTCTGCGACCGCTCGGGGCTGCCGTACGTGGTGTTCCAGGCCACCCGGGGGCGAAACCCGGTGGCAGAGCGCGCCGACTTCACCGCGGCCCTGGCGCAGTCGGCGCTGCCGGGTGCGGAGCTGGTCGCCGGCCTCCAGCCGCAGGACTGGAATCAGGCCCTGCGGTCGCTGGCACTCGCGGTCCCGGACGACGCGCCCAGCATCGCGGTGATTGACGAGGTGCCCTGGCTGGTCGAGCAGGATCAGGAATTCGAGGGCGCACTCCAGACCGTCTGGGACCGCCATCTGTCTTCCAAGCCGGTGTTCCTGTTGCTGGTCGGCAGCGATATGTCGGTAATGGAGGCATTGCAGTCGTACGGTAGACCGTTCTTCGGGCGGGCGGCGAAGATGACCATCCAGCCTCTGAATCTGGCCGATGTGCAGGCCATGACTGCGCTCGATGCGGCAGATGCCGTGGACGCCCAGCTGATCACCGGCGGATTCCCGGAGATCGTGCAGTCATGGCGGCCCGGGATGAGCCGGACGGACTTCCTGCAGACGTCGTTCGCCAATCCTCTCTCGCCCCTGCTGGTGGCCGGCGAGCTGTCCCTGCTGGGCGAGTTCCCTGAAGCCTCGCACTCCCGGGCGGTCCTGGAATCAGTCGGCAGCGGTGAGCGTACGTTCAGCGCGATCGCCGCCCAGGCCGGCGGGGCCGCCGCACTGCCGTCCGGCACGCTCTCCCCGCTGCTGACCACGCTGCAGGCCAAGCGAGTCCTGGCCGCTGATCTTCCCCTGTCCGTCAAACCGGACAGCAAGAACAAGCGCTACCGGATCGCCGACCCGTATCTGCGGTTCTGGCTGGCATTCCTGCAACGCGCGATCCCACTCATCGAGCGTGGCCGCGGCGACCTGGCGCTGGAACGCATCGAGCGGTCCTGGACCACCTGGCGTGGTCGAGCAGTCGAGCCGCTGATCCGCGAGTCCTTGCTGCGCCTGCTGCCCGATGACGATTGGCCCGAGACCGAGGCAGTCGGCGGCTGGTGGAACCGGCAGAACAACCCCGAGATCGACCTCATCGGCGCAGACCGTGAGCCGGTGGCGCGGCAGGTGCACTTCGTCGGATCAATCAAGTGGCTGGAGACCCAGCCTTTCGGTCGTCATGAGTACGACGCCCTGGTACGCGACATGCTCGCCGTCCCCGGCGCCGAACCCGACACCCCGCTGGTCGCGGTCTCCCGCTCCGGGGTGGCTGAGGGTCTGCCGCTGGCGGCGCACTGGGGGCCGGAGGACCTCGTACGGGCGTGGCAGCCGCGGTAG
- a CDS encoding lysylphosphatidylglycerol synthase transmembrane domain-containing protein has protein sequence MPETLPLRRQPPTRLRRLPVRQIICLVPFALVALWAANNWSLVASGVSRLGGADIGWLLMGAATTGMCWVAASCVRQGTVVERLPVARLLASQFAAGAANHLLPAGLGAHVVTLRFMRGCGIPLDRSTAALALYSLVEAVARIGLLLALVLAFPDALRLNELVPPGRAVLTALVVTVAVIAVAAITLAAIPRLRRFIAGFLRTALTDARALHKRPSRALALWGGALAFPLLQAGVLVCVALALGLPVWWPHIVVAYLAASIAAGFIPAPGGIGSVEPALAVALVMVGAPLVVATATVLGFRFLTVWLPLLPGVAVLAALVRWRVL, from the coding sequence ATGCCCGAGACCCTCCCCCTGCGACGGCAGCCGCCGACCCGTTTGCGGCGGCTTCCCGTCCGGCAGATCATCTGCCTCGTCCCGTTCGCTCTGGTCGCCCTGTGGGCCGCCAACAACTGGTCGCTCGTGGCCTCCGGCGTCAGCCGCCTCGGCGGCGCCGACATCGGCTGGCTGCTCATGGGGGCCGCCACCACCGGCATGTGCTGGGTCGCGGCGTCCTGCGTACGGCAGGGGACCGTCGTGGAACGGCTGCCCGTCGCGCGGCTGCTGGCCTCGCAGTTCGCCGCCGGCGCCGCCAACCACCTGCTCCCGGCGGGACTCGGAGCGCATGTGGTCACGCTCCGCTTCATGCGGGGCTGCGGCATACCGCTGGACCGCTCGACGGCCGCGCTCGCCCTGTACTCGCTCGTCGAGGCGGTCGCCAGGATCGGACTGCTGCTGGCTCTGGTGCTGGCCTTTCCCGACGCGCTGCGGCTGAACGAACTCGTGCCGCCGGGGCGCGCCGTCCTGACGGCCCTCGTCGTGACGGTCGCCGTGATCGCCGTGGCGGCGATCACGCTGGCCGCCATCCCGCGGCTGCGCCGTTTCATCGCCGGCTTCCTGCGCACCGCGCTGACCGACGCACGCGCCCTGCACAAGAGGCCCTCCCGGGCGCTTGCCCTGTGGGGCGGCGCGCTGGCCTTCCCGCTCCTGCAGGCGGGAGTGCTGGTCTGTGTCGCGCTCGCGCTCGGGCTGCCGGTCTGGTGGCCGCACATCGTGGTCGCGTACCTCGCGGCGAGCATCGCGGCCGGGTTCATTCCGGCTCCGGGCGGCATCGGCTCGGTCGAGCCGGCCCTGGCCGTCGCGCTCGTCATGGTGGGCGCGCCGCTCGTCGTCGCCACCGCCACGGTGCTCGGCTTCCGCTTCCTCACCGTATGGCTGCCGCTGCTGCCCGGGGTGGCGGTACTGGCCGCGCTGGTGCGGTGGCGGGTGCTCTGA
- a CDS encoding anthrone oxygenase family protein — MATLLLALAVIFTGLYAGMMLIFQTGIMPGLARLPDEHFVPAMTRINETVPRPLFVTVFLGLMAFPAAALAVPVDGRTDTQRWLLIAGLVCAVVNNLITIAGNIPLNNALAAADSASPAVPASEVRAAFESPWNRLHLIRTLFIIASFALVVSAAL, encoded by the coding sequence ATGGCCACCCTTCTCCTCGCCCTAGCCGTCATCTTCACGGGTCTGTACGCGGGCATGATGCTGATCTTCCAGACCGGCATCATGCCCGGGCTGGCCCGGCTGCCGGACGAACACTTCGTACCGGCCATGACCCGCATCAACGAGACCGTGCCGCGCCCACTCTTCGTCACGGTCTTCCTCGGGCTCATGGCGTTCCCCGCCGCGGCCCTCGCCGTCCCTGTGGACGGCCGCACCGACACCCAGCGCTGGCTGCTCATCGCGGGCCTGGTCTGCGCGGTCGTCAACAACCTCATCACCATCGCCGGCAACATCCCGCTGAACAACGCCCTCGCCGCTGCCGATTCGGCCTCCCCGGCCGTCCCCGCCAGCGAGGTCCGCGCGGCCTTCGAGTCCCCCTGGAACCGCCTCCACCTGATCCGCACCCTGTTCATCATCGCCTCGTTCGCTCTGGTGGTCAGCGCCGCGCTGTAG